Proteins from a genomic interval of Nostoc sp. TCL240-02:
- a CDS encoding hydrogenase maturation protease, translated as MSTTGYAYAIGYGNELRSDDGIGQRVAKALHLSNVKSLAVHQLTPELVEALAHADLAIFIDACFTSESSQVQVQSLSSESFSIIAGHTADPRSLLALTQALYNRCPPAWWIKVPGVNFELGYSLSPIAEIGVAIALQKVTQIIDENFSLLL; from the coding sequence ATGTCTACGACGGGCTACGCCTACGCCATTGGTTACGGTAATGAATTGCGTAGTGATGATGGCATTGGACAACGAGTAGCTAAGGCGTTGCATCTATCAAATGTGAAATCTCTTGCTGTCCATCAACTCACCCCTGAACTTGTTGAAGCTTTAGCCCATGCTGATTTGGCAATCTTTATCGATGCTTGTTTCACTTCTGAAAGTTCTCAAGTGCAAGTACAATCGCTTTCATCTGAATCTTTCAGCATTATCGCTGGACATACAGCCGATCCGCGATCGCTCTTAGCTCTCACTCAAGCCCTTTATAATCGTTGTCCACCAGCTTGGTGGATAAAAGTACCAGGCGTAAACTTTGAATTAGGCTACAGCTTATCACCAATCGCTGAAATTGGAGTAGCGATCGCTTTACAAAAAGTTACCCAAATTATAGACGAAAATTTTAGCTTACTTCTTTAA
- a CDS encoding Photosystem Q(B) protein 1: MSTIVQPQREFNFFDFWDSFCRWITSTENRIYIGWFGVLAIPTLLAATTCFILAFIAAPSVDMDGIREPIMGSLMDGNNLITAAVVPTSAAIGLHFYPIWDAASIDEWLYNGGPYQLIVLHFIIGIWCYLGRFWELSYRLGMRAWIAIAYSAPVIAATSVLLVYPIGQGSFSDGLPLGITGTFHFMLAFQGDHNILMHPFHMLGVAGIFSGALFSSLHGSLVTSTLIQKTDENESINAGYKLGQKKFTYKYLAGHSSFLGRLLIPIFASKNHRAFHLLLAAFPTIGIWFAAMGVCSMAFNINGLNFNHSILDSRGEVIRTNADILNRANLGINAMHAPNVHNFPLVLSSGQPIPVS, translated from the coding sequence ATGAGTACCATTGTTCAACCTCAAAGAGAATTTAATTTTTTTGATTTCTGGGATAGTTTTTGTCGCTGGATTACTAGTACAGAAAATCGGATTTACATCGGCTGGTTTGGTGTGTTGGCGATTCCCACCTTGTTGGCTGCCACCACCTGTTTTATTTTGGCTTTTATTGCCGCTCCCAGCGTAGATATGGATGGCATTCGTGAGCCAATCATGGGTTCACTGATGGATGGTAATAACTTAATTACAGCCGCAGTTGTACCGACCTCTGCTGCCATTGGTTTGCACTTTTATCCGATCTGGGACGCGGCATCAATCGATGAATGGCTCTACAATGGTGGGCCATATCAATTAATTGTGCTGCATTTTATTATTGGTATTTGGTGCTATCTAGGGCGATTTTGGGAACTGAGCTATCGTTTAGGAATGCGCGCCTGGATAGCAATTGCCTATTCTGCACCCGTCATCGCTGCTACTTCCGTTTTGCTGGTTTATCCCATTGGTCAAGGTAGTTTTTCTGATGGTTTACCTTTGGGAATCACTGGAACTTTCCACTTTATGTTGGCTTTCCAAGGTGATCATAATATCCTTATGCACCCGTTTCACATGTTGGGTGTAGCCGGTATATTCAGTGGCGCACTCTTTAGTTCTTTACATGGTTCTTTGGTGACTTCAACACTCATTCAGAAGACCGATGAAAATGAATCAATTAATGCCGGATATAAGTTGGGTCAGAAGAAATTTACCTACAAGTACCTAGCAGGACACTCTAGCTTTTTGGGACGTTTGTTGATTCCTATCTTTGCTAGTAAAAATCATCGTGCTTTCCATTTATTATTAGCAGCATTCCCAACGATAGGTATTTGGTTTGCAGCGATGGGTGTATGTTCGATGGCATTTAATATCAATGGGTTGAACTTTAATCATTCCATCTTAGATAGTCGGGGTGAAGTAATTAGAACCAATGCTGATATCCTGAACCGTGCCAATCTGGGTATAAATGCAATGCACGCTCCTAACGTCCATAATTTTCCTTTAGTTTTGTCTAGTGGTCAACCTATTCCAGTTAGTTAA
- a CDS encoding tryptophan-rich sensory protein, with translation MNHQFLVLPLLLFVVHLALGDTWNTIFTVERRLGAAVPVVILGPWLSAVVVTAIYWQTNPVAGMTLSFSCVWLTVAAVLVFRIWQLNGSEPLYPLKLTPLEK, from the coding sequence ATGAATCACCAATTTTTAGTGCTGCCTTTACTTTTGTTTGTGGTACATCTGGCTTTAGGGGATACTTGGAATACGATTTTTACTGTAGAACGGAGATTAGGTGCTGCTGTTCCTGTAGTTATTTTAGGCCCTTGGTTATCTGCTGTAGTGGTGACAGCAATTTATTGGCAAACTAATCCTGTAGCGGGAATGACTTTATCATTTTCTTGTGTATGGCTAACTGTAGCTGCTGTATTGGTATTTAGAATTTGGCAATTAAATGGATCTGAGCCATTGTATCCTTTAAAACTAACACCTCTGGAGAAATAA
- a CDS encoding ISAs1 family transposase gives MSEGFEIKSADTLENSPHQRKPAEVADIVRIQQNLVEHFALIKDPRVERTKKHQLRDILVIAILAVIAGAQGWEDIENYGISKRQWLEEFLALPNGIPSDSVALASLRASDTFRRVFEFINPEELNRCFLRWIETLVTKMGGEIIPIDGKTIRGSYDRNQGKSALHVISAWASEQNLVLAQMKVEDKSNEITAIPALLELLDITGAIITIDAMGTQTEIAKKIIDKKADYVLALKANHPTLYRQVEQWFEQASAQDFQGIDVSYEQRIEKGHYRTEIRQVWSVPVSAIGELYQPRLWAGLQSVVMVVRVRRLWNQTTREIQFYLTSLHSDAQLLGRAIRKHWGIENQAHWTLDCTFAEDSCRIRSFHSPRNFALLRRIALNALNREHTYKRSLRQKMKRTAMDNDYIIRVLSFCFLDSTLNSSESFCQA, from the coding sequence ATGTCAGAAGGCTTTGAAATTAAATCTGCTGATACTCTAGAAAATTCTCCTCATCAGCGAAAGCCAGCAGAAGTGGCAGATATCGTCCGTATTCAACAGAATCTAGTGGAGCATTTTGCTCTTATTAAAGACCCAAGAGTAGAGCGAACCAAAAAACATCAACTTAGGGACATTTTAGTAATTGCAATTCTGGCAGTCATAGCAGGAGCGCAGGGATGGGAAGATATCGAGAATTACGGCATAAGTAAGCGACAGTGGTTAGAAGAATTTTTGGCATTACCAAATGGAATTCCCTCCGATAGCGTAGCGTTAGCGAGTCTTCGAGCGTCTGATACCTTCCGACGAGTGTTTGAGTTCATTAACCCAGAAGAATTGAATCGTTGTTTTCTAAGATGGATAGAAACCCTGGTGACAAAGATGGGAGGAGAGATAATCCCCATAGATGGAAAGACAATTAGGGGTTCTTACGACCGCAATCAAGGGAAATCAGCACTGCACGTAATTAGTGCTTGGGCAAGCGAACAAAATTTGGTGTTGGCACAGATGAAAGTGGAAGATAAATCTAATGAAATTACTGCTATTCCCGCATTACTAGAATTACTAGATATCACAGGAGCTATCATCACCATTGATGCAATGGGGACACAAACAGAAATTGCCAAAAAGATTATTGATAAGAAAGCAGATTATGTTCTGGCACTTAAGGCTAATCACCCGACTCTCTACCGTCAGGTAGAACAATGGTTTGAACAAGCTTCTGCACAGGATTTTCAAGGTATTGATGTCAGTTATGAGCAACGCATTGAGAAAGGACATTATCGCACGGAAATCCGTCAAGTTTGGTCTGTTCCAGTTTCTGCCATTGGTGAACTTTACCAGCCCCGACTATGGGCAGGACTTCAAAGTGTGGTTATGGTTGTCCGAGTGCGTCGTCTTTGGAATCAAACTACTCGTGAAATTCAGTTTTATCTGACTTCTTTACATAGTGACGCTCAACTTTTAGGTCGAGCTATCCGAAAACATTGGGGTATTGAAAACCAGGCTCACTGGACACTTGATTGTACTTTTGCAGAAGATTCTTGCCGCATTCGCTCTTTCCATAGTCCGCGTAATTTTGCCCTTTTACGACGCATTGCTCTCAATGCCCTTAATCGCGAACATACTTACAAACGTAGTCTTCGTCAAAAAATGAAGCGCACGGCTATGGACAACGATTATATAATTCGCGTTCTCAGTTTTTGTTTTCTTGACTCTACATTAAATTCCTCTGAATCCTTCTGTCAAGCCTGA
- a CDS encoding Ni/Fe hydrogenase subunit alpha, whose protein sequence is MKKVIIDPVTRIEGHAKISIYLDDTGQVSDARFHVTEFRGFEKFCEGRPLWEMPGITARICGICPVSHLLASAKAGDRILAVTIPKAAEKLRRLMNLGQIIQSHALSFFHLSAPDLLLGMDSDPEKRNVFGLIAAEPELARGGIRLRQFGQEIIEQLGGRKIHPSWAVPGGVREPLSIEGRTHIQNRIPEARTTILDALGRFKGLLNNYQREAQTFGNFPSLFMGLVTPNGLWENYDGHIRFVDSAGNIIADKLDATHYQEFIGEAVQPDSYLKSPYYRPLGYPDQSDHCRLDSGIYRVGPLARLNICSHIGTPLADAELREFRDRGKGTVTSSFFYHYARLIEILACIEHIEIIIDDSDLMSKKLCADAGINQLEGIGVSEAPRGTLFHHYQVDENGLLQKVNLVIATGQNNLAMNRTVAQIARHFIHGSEIAEGMLNRVEAGIRAFDPCLSCSTHAAGQMPLHIQLVGIDGNIVNEVWRD, encoded by the coding sequence ATGAAAAAAGTAATCATCGACCCAGTTACCCGAATTGAAGGACACGCCAAAATCAGTATTTATCTGGATGATACAGGACAAGTGAGCGATGCTCGCTTTCATGTCACAGAATTTCGTGGTTTTGAAAAGTTCTGCGAGGGTCGCCCGCTTTGGGAAATGCCAGGAATTACGGCGCGAATTTGTGGGATTTGTCCGGTCAGCCATTTGTTAGCCTCAGCAAAGGCAGGCGATCGCATCCTTGCAGTTACAATTCCCAAAGCTGCGGAAAAACTGCGTCGTTTGATGAATTTAGGACAAATTATCCAATCCCACGCCCTGAGTTTCTTCCACCTCAGCGCCCCAGATTTATTATTAGGAATGGATAGCGACCCAGAAAAACGCAATGTATTTGGTTTAATTGCAGCTGAACCAGAACTGGCGCGTGGCGGAATTCGCTTGCGTCAATTTGGACAAGAGATTATTGAACAATTGGGAGGGCGAAAGATACATCCATCATGGGCGGTTCCTGGTGGTGTCCGCGAACCCTTATCGATAGAAGGACGCACCCATATTCAAAACCGCATCCCGGAAGCACGCACCACAATATTAGATGCACTGGGTAGATTTAAAGGCTTACTCAATAATTATCAAAGAGAAGCGCAAACCTTCGGGAATTTTCCTAGTTTATTTATGGGTTTAGTCACTCCTAATGGTTTGTGGGAGAACTACGACGGACATATTCGTTTTGTAGATAGTGCGGGAAATATTATTGCCGATAAACTAGATGCAACTCATTATCAAGAATTTATTGGTGAAGCAGTTCAACCAGATTCCTATTTAAAATCTCCCTACTATCGCCCTTTAGGTTATCCTGACCAGAGCGACCATTGTCGTTTAGATAGTGGTATTTATCGGGTAGGGCCGCTAGCACGCCTGAATATTTGCAGTCATATTGGTACGCCTTTAGCTGATGCAGAATTGAGAGAATTTAGAGACAGAGGTAAAGGCACTGTCACTTCATCATTTTTCTATCACTACGCCCGGTTAATTGAAATTCTGGCTTGCATTGAACACATAGAAATTATAATAGATGACTCAGATTTAATGTCTAAAAAATTGTGTGCTGATGCTGGCATCAACCAATTAGAAGGAATAGGTGTAAGTGAAGCACCACGCGGTACATTATTTCACCATTATCAAGTTGATGAAAATGGGTTACTTCAGAAAGTAAATTTAGTAATTGCCACAGGTCAGAACAATCTAGCAATGAATCGTACAGTCGCGCAAATTGCCCGACATTTTATTCATGGTTCAGAAATTGCTGAAGGGATGTTAAACCGTGTTGAAGCGGGAATTCGAGCTTTTGATCCTTGTTTGAGTTGTTCAACTCATGCGGCAGGACAGATGCCTTTGCATATTCAATTAGTTGGGATAGATGGGAATATTGTAAATGAAGTTTGGCGAGATTAA
- a CDS encoding CP12 domain-containing protein has product MLKASDIMTKDVATIHSSATVAEAVRLLRARDWKALVVDRRHEHDAYGMITEKDIVYKVIAYGKDPFSVRVHEVMTKPCIVVNPELALEYIARLFADHNLQRAPVIQGELLGIISLVDILANSSFLEQPHTFLLEQQLQDEIKKARVICDRQGIHSEECAVAWDAIEELQAEIAHQRAEKVVKTAFEEYCDEYPEAKGIYDNWSSG; this is encoded by the coding sequence ATGTTGAAAGCATCTGACATTATGACTAAAGATGTTGCTACGATTCACAGTTCAGCAACAGTGGCTGAAGCAGTTAGACTCTTGAGAGCAAGGGACTGGAAAGCGCTGGTTGTAGATCGCCGCCATGAACACGATGCCTACGGCATGATTACTGAAAAGGATATTGTATATAAAGTGATTGCTTATGGTAAAGATCCCTTTAGTGTGCGTGTTCATGAAGTGATGACCAAGCCTTGTATCGTTGTCAATCCTGAACTTGCCTTAGAATACATAGCGCGGTTATTTGCTGACCATAATTTGCAGAGAGCGCCCGTTATTCAGGGCGAACTACTGGGTATCATTTCCCTGGTTGACATTCTAGCTAATAGTAGCTTTCTTGAGCAACCCCATACTTTCCTGCTAGAACAACAACTTCAGGACGAAATTAAAAAAGCTCGTGTCATTTGCGATCGCCAAGGTATCCATTCAGAAGAATGTGCTGTTGCTTGGGATGCGATCGAGGAATTACAAGCCGAGATCGCACATCAAAGGGCCGAGAAAGTCGTGAAAACAGCCTTTGAAGAATACTGCGACGAATATCCAGAAGCTAAAGGAATTTATGACAACTGGTCTAGTGGTTGA
- a CDS encoding oxidoreductase gives MTRLKLATVWLGGCSGCHMSFLDLDEWLIDLAAQVDLVYSPFADAKEYPLGVDVVLVEGAIANEDHLQMIQIVRERSHILVSFGDCAVTGNVTALRNPLGSAEPVLQRCYIEAADIHGTIPHEPGIVPTLLDRVIPVHTVVPVDIYLPGCPPSATQIKAVLEVLLRGEKPQLKGREFIKFG, from the coding sequence ATGACTCGTTTAAAATTAGCAACGGTTTGGCTAGGCGGCTGTTCTGGCTGTCACATGTCTTTTCTCGATTTGGATGAATGGCTGATTGATTTAGCAGCACAAGTAGATTTAGTTTATAGTCCCTTTGCTGATGCTAAAGAATATCCCCTAGGGGTAGATGTGGTGTTAGTTGAGGGTGCAATTGCTAATGAAGATCACCTGCAAATGATTCAGATAGTCAGAGAGCGATCGCACATTCTTGTCTCTTTTGGTGATTGTGCTGTTACTGGTAATGTTACTGCTTTACGCAATCCTTTAGGTAGTGCCGAACCTGTTCTGCAACGTTGCTACATCGAAGCAGCAGATATTCACGGCACAATTCCCCATGAGCCTGGCATTGTACCAACCTTACTAGATCGGGTGATACCAGTGCATACAGTAGTCCCAGTTGATATTTATTTGCCAGGTTGTCCACCCTCAGCAACTCAGATTAAAGCAGTGTTAGAGGTACTCTTAAGGGGAGAAAAACCACAGCTAAAAGGACGTGAATTTATCAAGTTTGGTTAA
- a CDS encoding DUF3122 domain-containing protein — translation MQLEDTPEEILYRSQEKLNDELGNYWQVILFKRVNSNSNKISSINLRLVGFPGSQELPHPLPLKITTDTGKVLTAPDIFLDEAPAPTIAQYNFKDVLPQLSTQELLIGIPVGKQHFINLSIPKYVVQEWQEIALKS, via the coding sequence ATGCAATTAGAAGATACGCCAGAAGAAATCCTTTATCGCTCACAAGAAAAATTAAATGATGAATTAGGAAATTATTGGCAAGTTATTTTGTTTAAGCGAGTTAATTCTAATAGCAATAAAATATCTTCAATAAATCTCCGATTGGTGGGATTTCCTGGTTCTCAGGAATTGCCCCATCCCTTACCTCTAAAGATTACTACAGATACAGGCAAAGTATTAACTGCTCCCGATATATTTCTAGATGAAGCACCAGCACCAACCATCGCTCAGTATAACTTCAAGGATGTCTTGCCTCAATTGTCAACTCAAGAATTGTTGATTGGTATACCTGTAGGTAAACAACACTTCATCAATCTTTCAATCCCAAAATATGTCGTGCAGGAATGGCAAGAAATTGCACTAAAGTCCTGA
- the hoxU gene encoding bidirectional hydrogenase complex protein HoxU encodes MSVKTLTVNDKLISAREEETILQAMQDAGIHIPTLCHLQGVEDVGACRLCLVEIAGSNKLQPACVTKVAEGMEVQTNSDRLQKYRRTIIEMLFAEGNHICSVCVANGNCELQDLAIEMGMDHVRLDYHFPDRKVDISHARFGVDHNRCVLCTRCIRVCDEIEGAHTWDMAGRGTNSHVITDLNQPWGTSDTCTSCGKCVNACPTGALFDKGSSVGEMKHQRAKLDFLFTAREKQQWLV; translated from the coding sequence ATGTCAGTCAAAACTTTAACAGTCAACGACAAACTTATTAGCGCCCGTGAGGAGGAAACTATTCTCCAAGCGATGCAAGATGCAGGGATTCACATTCCTACTTTGTGCCACTTGCAAGGAGTTGAAGATGTTGGCGCTTGTCGACTTTGTTTAGTAGAAATTGCTGGGAGTAATAAACTCCAACCTGCTTGTGTAACAAAAGTTGCTGAGGGTATGGAAGTCCAAACAAATAGCGATCGCCTGCAAAAATATCGTCGCACTATTATAGAAATGCTATTTGCTGAAGGTAATCACATTTGCTCGGTCTGTGTAGCTAACGGTAATTGCGAATTGCAAGACTTGGCAATTGAGATGGGTATGGATCATGTTCGGTTGGATTATCATTTCCCCGATCGCAAAGTCGATATTTCTCACGCTCGTTTTGGCGTTGACCATAACCGTTGTGTTCTTTGCACTCGCTGCATCCGTGTTTGTGATGAAATCGAAGGAGCGCACACTTGGGATATGGCGGGTAGAGGAACAAATTCTCATGTAATCACTGATTTAAATCAGCCTTGGGGAACCTCAGATACTTGTACTTCTTGCGGCAAATGCGTTAATGCTTGCCCTACAGGTGCGCTTTTTGACAAAGGTTCGAGCGTCGGGGAAATGAAACACCAGCGCGCCAAGCTTGATTTCCTATTTACAGCAAGAGAAAAGCAGCAATGGCTTGTTTAG
- a CDS encoding DUF938 domain-containing protein, whose product MTPQDARQYAPATERNREPILEILLQVLPESGTILEIASGTGEHAVFFASRLSPRLWLPTDANLESRVSISAWTEHNASDNVYPPLELDVREPVWAVEKGEVTQWLDREPIVAIVNINMIHISPWSACLGLMAGAGRILKAGGILYLYGPFKQGGEHTAASNAAFDEYLHTQNQEWGVRNLDDVVAAARAEHFILKQIYQMPANNLSVVFERSANE is encoded by the coding sequence ATGACACCACAAGACGCACGACAATACGCACCAGCAACTGAGCGCAACCGAGAACCAATTCTAGAAATACTTTTGCAGGTATTACCAGAAAGTGGCACTATTTTAGAAATAGCAAGTGGTACTGGTGAACACGCAGTCTTTTTTGCATCTAGGCTAAGTCCTCGCCTGTGGCTACCAACAGATGCAAATTTAGAGTCACGAGTCAGCATTAGTGCATGGACTGAACACAATGCCTCTGATAACGTTTATCCACCACTTGAGCTAGATGTTAGAGAACCAGTTTGGGCAGTGGAAAAAGGAGAAGTAACTCAGTGGCTTGATAGGGAGCCAATTGTTGCTATCGTCAACATTAATATGATTCACATTTCACCGTGGTCAGCCTGTTTGGGGCTAATGGCAGGGGCAGGTCGTATCCTAAAAGCAGGAGGTATCCTCTATTTATATGGGCCCTTCAAACAAGGTGGAGAACATACAGCAGCGAGTAATGCAGCTTTTGACGAATATTTACACACCCAAAACCAAGAATGGGGTGTGCGGAACTTGGATGATGTAGTGGCAGCAGCTAGGGCAGAACATTTCATCTTGAAACAAATTTACCAAATGCCAGCCAATAATCTTTCAGTAGTGTTTGAACGTTCTGCTAATGAATAA